The segment TTAAACAGACCGTCATCGGTGACAGCATCACTAGTAATAACCTTATCATAAGGTTTTATTTTGCCATTCTTTTTTTTAGGTGCTGGTGATACAGCTTCGGTTTTAGCATCTTTTTTCTTCTTTCTTTTGGATTGTGCCTGTTTCGACATTGGCGCTAAACAAAGCAGGACAGTCAATGTAAATAGTATTGTTTTCTTCATGGTTAGAATCGTTTCGTTGATTTTGCTTTAAAATTAATCAAAGCTTTAAAGATTAAATTGGATTTCACAAAATTTTAAGGTTGTCCTATTTCCGAAGTTAACACATTATGGTTCATAACTATTTGGATTTAAAAAAGTCCGAAAGACCATTCATTTCGTAGATATACACAGAAACCAAAATTATAATAAAACATTATGAAACGAATTTCAATCGTTATTTTATCGGCATTAGTTTTAACAGCTTGTGTATCAAAGAAAAAGTATCTTACTTTAGAGGAAGACCATGGTAAATTACAAAGTGAACTCACTAAAACTAGGGTTGAAAAAGAAGACCTTGAAGCAAAATTTGCGAGTATTCAAAAACGTGTAGATAGCTATAATTCTAAAATAAATGAACTTACAAAAGAGAATGAGGCCCAACTCGTCTCTGTGGATGGTATGGTGATTTCTAAAAACCAAAGAGAAGCCATGAGGGAATCTCTTAAGAAGGTACCACCTGCTTATATGGCAACGGCTAAAACATTGAAAGATTCAATGAATTTGGCATTACAGTTTAATTTGAAGGCGTCTATGGATACTATTGAAGAAGATGAAGATATAGCTGTACGTATTGAAGAAACTGTGGTTATGATTTCTATTTCTGACAAGATGTTATTCAATTCAGGTAGCTACAAAGTGAGTAACAAAGCGAATGATATTCTACAAAAAATCGCAAATGTTATCAATACGGAAGAAAGTTTAGATGTAATGGTTGAAGGCCATACCGATAACAAATTGATGAAAAATACAGCTTCTATTAAGGATAACTGGGATTTAAGTGTGCTACGTGCGACTGCGGTAGTAAAGAAATTACAAAATGATTACAATGTTGCCCCAGAACAGCTTATTGCTGCTGGACGTAGTTTTTATCAGCCGTTAGTTGAAAATGACTCGAAAGAGAACAGAGCAAAAAACCGAAGAACTCGTATTGTTATTTTACCAAATATTGATAAGTTTTTCGCTATGATGTCTCAAGATAAATAAGTACTTGACCTATCGATATATGGTTTATTAAATCGTTGAAAGACTGTTAGAAATAACAGTCTTTTTTTTGTTAAAATTATTTTATTCACTAGCTTGTCTTCCTATTTTAAATGCAAGCGCTATGAAAAAAATTACTATTATTTTTCTATTATTTTTCATCACTTTTTCTCAGGCGCAACAATCGGTTGCGAGAGAATGGAATGAAATGCTATTAACAGCAATTAGGTCAGATTTCGCAAGACCTACGATACATGCACGGAATTTGTTCCATACCTCTGTTTTAATGTATGATGCCTGGGCACTTTTTGATTCTCAAGCCAGTACAGTATTTGTGGGACAAACTTTTGGTGGTTATACCTGTAATTATAACGGGATTGCAACACCATCAAATGTGGATGAGGCGAGACACGAAATTATGAGCTATGCCATGTACAGGTTACTTAATCATCGTTTTGAGAACTCACCTGGCGGTAATGATTTATTGACAGAAATCAATAATTTATTTATCTCTTATGGTTATGATCCTAGTTTCACCTCTTTAGATTATAGTTCGAATTCTTATGCTGCTTTAGGAAACTATATGGCGAGTGAAATGATTGCTTTTGGGTTACAAGACAATTCTAACGAACAATTTGATTATCCGAACGCATTCTATGTACCGGCAAACCCACCGCTAGTTTTAGAAAACTATTATCTTACGAATGACATAAACCCAGACCGTTGGCAACCACTAGCTTTTGGTACATTTATAGACCAAAGTGGAAATGAGTTTCCTATTGGAACTCCGCCATTTCTCAGTCCAGAATGGGGTGCTGTGACACCATTTTCCTTATCCACGGATGATCTTCAAATATTAAATAATGGCTTTGATAGTTACGTTTACAATGATCCTGGACCACCTGTTTATATTCAAAACTCAAATGAAGATGGTATAGATGACCCTTACAAATGGCATTTTGCTTTAGTGGCATCATGGTCGGCACATTTGGATCCTAACGACCCTACTATGATTGATATCTCTCCTGGAGCTATTGGAAATTTCGACATCGATAATTTCCCAGAGACTTTTGAGGAATATCAAGCCTTTTATGATTTTACGAATGGCGGTGATGCCGGTACAGGACATGCTCTAAACCCAATCACAGGCCAACCGTATGTTCCTCAAATGGTAAAGCGTTCAGATTATGCAAGAGTATTAGCTGAATACTGGGCTGATGGACCAGATTCAGAAAC is part of the Formosa sp. Hel1_31_208 genome and harbors:
- a CDS encoding OmpA family protein, translated to MKRISIVILSALVLTACVSKKKYLTLEEDHGKLQSELTKTRVEKEDLEAKFASIQKRVDSYNSKINELTKENEAQLVSVDGMVISKNQREAMRESLKKVPPAYMATAKTLKDSMNLALQFNLKASMDTIEEDEDIAVRIEETVVMISISDKMLFNSGSYKVSNKANDILQKIANVINTEESLDVMVEGHTDNKLMKNTASIKDNWDLSVLRATAVVKKLQNDYNVAPEQLIAAGRSFYQPLVENDSKENRAKNRRTRIVILPNIDKFFAMMSQDK
- a CDS encoding T9SS type A sorting domain-containing protein, whose translation is MKKITIIFLLFFITFSQAQQSVAREWNEMLLTAIRSDFARPTIHARNLFHTSVLMYDAWALFDSQASTVFVGQTFGGYTCNYNGIATPSNVDEARHEIMSYAMYRLLNHRFENSPGGNDLLTEINNLFISYGYDPSFTSLDYSSNSYAALGNYMASEMIAFGLQDNSNEQFDYPNAFYVPANPPLVLENYYLTNDINPDRWQPLAFGTFIDQSGNEFPIGTPPFLSPEWGAVTPFSLSTDDLQILNNGFDSYVYNDPGPPVYIQNSNEDGIDDPYKWHFALVASWSAHLDPNDPTMIDISPGAIGNFDIDNFPETFEEYQAFYDFTNGGDAGTGHALNPITGQPYVPQMVKRSDYARVLAEYWADGPDSETPPGHWFTILNYVSDHPDVEKRIAGQGNIVSDLEWDVKGYLALGGAMHDSAIDTWGIKGYYDYLRPISAIRYMAGKGQSTDASQPSYDPHGLPLISGLIELIDSTDPLRGDSNENVGRIKIKAWRGPDFIADPLLDTAGVDWIIGTHWWPYQRGTFVTPPFAGYLSGHSTFSRAAAEVLTRLTGDPFFPGGMGTFDIQQNNFLVFEVGPTQNMTLQWATYRDASDQTSLSRIWGGIHPPIDDIKGRIIGDKIGNEAFNLALEYFDSTLSSVTIEDENEVIVFPNPFNSILNINTNANYVTEVYSLDGKLVKSVRLENGNNQLDTNDLASGFYFIKFKDLDTRTEFIKKIVKY